A single window of Pseudarthrobacter defluvii DNA harbors:
- a CDS encoding alpha/beta hydrolase, producing MDWLLDIRLTDGPLYGTVLVLGMGGAAYLLVPPWRAATVPVHRARAWAVRILAAAAAAFALVGTVHWALINIFTVFPEDLPDPVLLWLVPGVAAILLGLLRMPRTSWGGRGGGILAALLVVLLSAIQINAYFGLNRTISDLLGTAMARIPSLEQDLMRHAGESDGVPLQGWKPAGELPPGGELRKSAIPGPASGMNTREAYIYLPPAYFAANRPALPVLVLVAGQPGGPADWLTGGAIRGHMDSFAAAHGGVSPVVVIPDPNGSQSANTMCMDSRIAKADTYLSQDVPQWISASLAVDANHSHWAIGGFSFGGTCAVQMGTRHPDIYADVLAFSSEAEPAIAKERQKTIDASFPGNPEEFTRQTPLEIMKNQRFDSHGMYLTAGQNDPEFVANLRTLAAAAENAGFTVQAHVVEHTGHSWDTSSKRFSDALQFLGSQWGLKW from the coding sequence GTGGACTGGCTCTTAGACATCCGGCTCACCGACGGTCCACTGTATGGAACCGTGCTGGTACTGGGAATGGGCGGCGCAGCCTACCTCCTGGTGCCCCCTTGGCGCGCCGCCACAGTTCCGGTCCACCGGGCCCGGGCATGGGCAGTCCGTATCCTCGCAGCCGCTGCAGCCGCCTTTGCTCTGGTGGGCACAGTCCACTGGGCGCTTATCAACATTTTCACCGTCTTTCCCGAGGACCTGCCGGACCCCGTACTGCTGTGGCTGGTGCCTGGAGTGGCAGCCATACTCCTGGGCCTGCTCCGGATGCCCAGGACCAGTTGGGGCGGGCGCGGGGGAGGGATCCTCGCCGCGCTGCTGGTGGTGCTGCTGTCCGCCATCCAGATCAACGCCTACTTTGGCCTCAACCGGACCATCAGCGACCTGCTGGGCACGGCCATGGCCCGGATACCGTCGCTTGAGCAGGACCTCATGCGCCACGCCGGGGAATCCGACGGCGTACCGCTCCAGGGCTGGAAACCGGCGGGGGAGTTGCCCCCCGGAGGCGAGCTGCGCAAGTCAGCGATCCCCGGACCAGCGTCCGGGATGAACACCCGCGAAGCCTACATCTACCTTCCCCCGGCCTACTTTGCAGCCAACCGGCCCGCCCTGCCGGTGCTCGTCCTGGTGGCGGGCCAGCCCGGCGGTCCTGCCGACTGGCTCACCGGCGGCGCGATCCGCGGCCATATGGATTCATTTGCCGCTGCACACGGCGGAGTGTCCCCGGTGGTGGTCATCCCGGACCCCAATGGATCACAGTCGGCCAACACCATGTGCATGGACAGCCGCATCGCCAAAGCCGACACCTACCTGTCCCAGGATGTGCCGCAGTGGATCAGTGCCAGCCTCGCGGTGGACGCCAACCACAGCCACTGGGCCATCGGGGGCTTCTCCTTCGGCGGCACCTGCGCGGTCCAAATGGGGACGAGGCATCCGGATATCTATGCAGACGTCCTGGCATTCTCCAGCGAGGCGGAACCGGCCATAGCCAAGGAACGGCAGAAAACCATCGACGCGTCGTTCCCTGGAAACCCTGAGGAATTCACCAGGCAGACCCCCCTGGAGATCATGAAAAACCAACGGTTCGACTCCCACGGCATGTACCTCACCGCCGGCCAGAACGATCCGGAGTTCGTGGCCAACCTCCGCACGCTTGCTGCCGCAGCAGAGAACGCCGGCTTCACCGTGCAGGCACACGTGGTGGAACACACCGGCCACTCCTGGGATACCTCGTCCAAGCGCTTTTCCGATGCGCTCCAGTTCCTCGGGAGCCAGTGGGGGCTGAAGTGGTAA
- a CDS encoding bifunctional lysylphosphatidylglycerol flippase/synthetase MprF: MWTAVGRPAVQQALHTLKSMPFTLGVVVVFLAAAALTGSFLDGPPERLLGLASVSGPGLRDGKWWSMFTSLFFATNPLAYLAASLMMVMLLGLAERRLGRRAAVGLFFGGQFAAVTVFLLVTQLAGYVGDGWLDAMMDDNLIGPYAPVLTAGLAASARITLLWQRRLRTVVLTISLLLVLYVGHAETVIGLIGALLGLLAGWWIQGDQGRLHRHRSTGRETRNLLALTVAVFAVGPILTGITRAPTGPLALLRDVVLSPMPTLSQLVFNCGATVDASCLETGRAGFAGPFGLALAVVPVILLLICADGMRRGRRLALNIALAIQLAVTALAAVYLALFALVPSRLQGTHATPLSSAFAHVLPLVVVPLLLAVILWLNRRQFRVQTRPGARRALAAVVCGTWLALASSYTVAWFWSGGLARDGGLLGLFAELARQYVPVPIPQHFRRVFPEQDSAEALLFAYSGPVFWLVALVAVWWVLVGRHHGLNFGRQDRDRARYLLHQGGGPLSWMALWEPNTYWFSPDGAGAMAFQQHGTVALTLGGAIGDRRAEQRVTEGFLDYCRSQALVPALYSCDDTMWPVLRERGFSRVAVAQETRLALDELEFKGKEWQNVRTALNRAAKLGVHAVWGSYHSLPPALRLRLNEVSEEWAAGKSVPEMGFTLGGVDELDDDEVLCCLAVDGNGVVHGVTSWLPVYDGGRLVSRTLDVMRRGSEGFPGVMEFLIASAVLELRDSVDVISLSGSPLASRPDVGPEGGAAPEDAGTGDESPEEAAAADEGAQNLVRILDLVGHALEPVYGFRSLAAFKSRFKPEYRALYLYYQDPLHLPAIGRALTRAYLPGLSLAQGARLVRKLVT; this comes from the coding sequence ATGTGGACCGCCGTCGGACGCCCCGCAGTCCAGCAAGCCCTGCACACCCTGAAGTCCATGCCCTTCACCCTGGGGGTGGTGGTTGTCTTCCTGGCCGCCGCCGCCCTGACCGGAAGCTTCCTGGACGGGCCGCCGGAGCGGCTCCTGGGCCTTGCCTCCGTCAGCGGTCCCGGCCTGCGGGACGGGAAGTGGTGGTCAATGTTTACCAGCCTCTTCTTCGCCACGAACCCGCTGGCCTACCTCGCGGCGTCGCTGATGATGGTCATGCTGCTGGGACTGGCCGAGCGCCGGCTGGGACGGCGTGCCGCCGTCGGCCTTTTCTTCGGCGGCCAGTTCGCGGCCGTTACCGTGTTCCTCCTGGTGACCCAGCTGGCAGGCTACGTGGGCGACGGCTGGCTGGACGCCATGATGGATGACAACCTCATTGGCCCCTATGCCCCGGTGTTGACCGCAGGCCTGGCCGCCAGCGCCCGTATCACCCTGCTCTGGCAGCGCCGGCTCCGCACCGTGGTGCTGACGATCTCGCTCCTGCTGGTTCTTTACGTAGGGCATGCAGAGACTGTCATCGGCCTCATCGGGGCGCTCCTTGGCCTCCTGGCAGGGTGGTGGATCCAGGGGGACCAGGGGCGCCTCCATCGCCACCGGTCCACGGGCCGCGAGACCAGGAACCTGCTGGCGCTCACCGTTGCAGTCTTTGCCGTGGGTCCCATCCTGACCGGCATTACGCGGGCCCCGACCGGCCCGCTGGCCCTGCTGCGCGACGTCGTGCTCAGCCCGATGCCCACCCTCAGCCAGCTGGTGTTCAACTGCGGTGCCACGGTCGATGCGTCCTGCCTGGAAACGGGCAGGGCAGGATTCGCCGGGCCGTTCGGCCTGGCTCTGGCCGTGGTGCCGGTCATCCTGCTGCTGATCTGCGCGGACGGCATGCGCCGCGGCCGCCGGCTGGCCCTCAACATCGCCCTGGCCATCCAGTTGGCTGTGACTGCCCTGGCCGCGGTCTACCTTGCCCTGTTCGCCCTTGTCCCGTCCCGCCTCCAGGGCACGCATGCCACGCCACTGTCCTCGGCCTTTGCTCATGTGCTTCCCCTGGTGGTTGTCCCGCTGCTGCTGGCGGTAATCCTGTGGCTGAACCGGCGGCAGTTCCGGGTGCAAACCCGTCCCGGCGCCCGGCGCGCCCTCGCTGCCGTGGTCTGCGGAACGTGGCTTGCCCTGGCCAGCTCCTATACCGTGGCCTGGTTCTGGTCCGGCGGACTGGCCCGCGACGGCGGTCTGCTGGGCCTTTTCGCCGAGTTGGCCCGCCAGTATGTTCCGGTGCCGATCCCGCAGCATTTCCGCCGGGTCTTCCCGGAACAGGACAGCGCCGAAGCCCTGTTGTTCGCGTACTCGGGTCCGGTGTTCTGGCTCGTAGCACTGGTGGCCGTGTGGTGGGTCCTGGTGGGCCGGCATCACGGCCTCAACTTCGGACGGCAGGACCGGGACCGTGCCCGGTACCTGCTGCACCAGGGCGGGGGGCCGCTGTCATGGATGGCGCTCTGGGAGCCCAACACGTACTGGTTCAGCCCCGATGGTGCCGGCGCCATGGCCTTTCAGCAGCACGGGACGGTGGCGCTGACCCTGGGTGGAGCGATCGGCGACCGCAGGGCCGAACAGCGGGTCACGGAAGGGTTCCTGGACTATTGCCGCAGCCAGGCCCTGGTACCTGCGCTGTACTCCTGCGACGACACCATGTGGCCGGTACTGAGGGAGCGCGGCTTTTCCCGGGTGGCCGTGGCCCAGGAGACCCGGCTGGCACTGGATGAGCTTGAGTTCAAGGGCAAGGAATGGCAAAACGTCCGGACTGCCCTGAACCGCGCCGCCAAGCTGGGGGTCCATGCGGTCTGGGGTTCCTACCACTCGCTGCCGCCGGCGCTGCGGTTGCGGCTGAATGAAGTGTCCGAGGAGTGGGCTGCCGGCAAATCTGTTCCTGAGATGGGCTTTACGCTCGGCGGTGTGGACGAGCTCGATGACGACGAAGTCCTCTGCTGCCTGGCGGTGGACGGAAACGGCGTGGTCCATGGCGTGACCAGCTGGCTGCCGGTGTACGACGGCGGGCGGCTGGTCAGCCGGACACTGGACGTCATGCGCCGGGGCAGCGAAGGCTTCCCGGGGGTGATGGAATTCCTGATCGCCTCCGCCGTCCTGGAGCTGCGTGATTCCGTGGATGTGATCTCCCTGTCCGGCTCACCGCTGGCAAGCCGTCCCGACGTCGGGCCGGAGGGGGGAGCGGCTCCGGAGGATGCGGGAACCGGGGACGAAAGCCCAGAGGAGGCCGCGGCCGCGGACGAGGGCGCGCAGAACCTGGTCAGGATCCTGGACCTGGTGGGCCACGCGCTCGAGCCGGTCTACGGGTTCCGCTCCCTGGCGGCCTTCAAGTCCCGGTTCAAGCCGGAGTACAGGGCGCTTTACCTGTACTACCAGGACCCGCTGCACCTGCCCGCTATCGGCCGGGCGCTCACCCGCGCCTACCTCCCCGGCCTATCCCTGGCCCAGGGTGCGCGGCTGGTCCGCAAA